acttattcaaaaatacaaatcatttttatctaaaaatatatgtgtcatgaaatattatttctaaaaactataaattcttcaacatttcaaaaagttatattgtaatttcgaccatttaaactattaaacttCATTTGCGTGAAAAAATGTCCagacaatttttgtaaattgtgtatattaatctttgaatattttaattatgtattccaGTGACTGTAGCAGGAGTAGAAAGACCTTTCGCAGAAAGTTGGGAAATTCACTGAAAAAGTgacaaatatcaataatgaatCAAGAACGATTAAACTCACTATaatgctatattttataaatgaagcATGCATTGGCTCCAACACTAAATTTCGATGATGTCATATTATCTGAGTTAGCTGTACTCAAAGTCcgttaataaaatttgtacttaaaaaaaaatacaatttatcatatttagccaaattaaaatatagacatttgatattttattttttcataaacaacattgtaataaaaagacattattattataaaaatgcttattattcttgacttttaataattcatagtaaatcttattattggaagttttataaatatctaacctaaaaaacatttagtacAGTGGCCCAAAATTAGATGAAAACCTATCaacctatacaaatattgtaatattagtaCCTATGTCATTATGCagcaactatataaataactatacatatatatatatatatatatatatatatatatatatatatatgacatatagttaaaaaaatttaataagtataggtaACCAGTAACCACTGCACtctactacataatatattaataatatgggtGTAGCTTGTCATTGCAAtggattaataattgtatattatatatcaaacgATTATGAGCGGAAACGGTCCGGATGGATATTGGCTATATTActaagtatgtattattttatatcgtatattatatatttatattataattataatttattttacttaagtaacctaaatattttaataatagcattGTGAACGGaagatatatacaaatatattaataaatagccaaataggtatatacatcaagttgtaacattttaagtttccaCAAATAGGTTGAATGGAAtaggttaaattaaaacaaaataactaaaattaatagcttactactaataataggtattcataatttcactaacattttaacttcagatatatataaacaaaattgtaatagtatattttttagacttTATGGacttttggttttaaaaagaACTAGCtacctacatatattaataaatataaaatattattataattataataagttaaaagtttCTAATAagcttataaatttgaaaaagatGCGCTAATAAACctttataatgcattatattttaaaataatacttttaaaaatgctctgcaagtataatataattatatcataatttaaaaaatattagtatttatcaagtgttaaatatgtttaatccaagatattacgtataaaacttgcattaaaaatgtgtattttatggtacaaataacaaatacgtCGATAaccatacatataattattatatatttttttaagcttaaataaaatgttttaaataaatacttcacatattatactttccTACCCTGGACATATACATTTCGAACGAAGCAATaacgataattaatttatacgaataatgcgataataagtaattttatgtttcattgtttataggtaataagttaatattacttttaactattaatgaacttttttttacaattagttttaaccaattaaaaaaatataacttttggaCCACGTCAATAAAATTGGCCCTTCAGCTTAATTTAAACGTTTTGAAAATGATGTCCAAAGACTATGTTCCCATCCTTAATGAATAGACTATTGTGCggcgtattaaataataaatttagtcaTGAGTTTTatcttactttaaaattatttaatttaataaatagcaaatgatttgtaagtacctatgtgtattaatatatataatttcttataatacgtagaaaaacttcaaaatacaattaggtacttaatatagattatataaaatataattattattatattttgagtttaaTTGCCAATTAAAAGGACGTTTCACCTGCATGTGTCGTCaccgtcttacacacgtaccacaaagtaaatttttgttcaccaatttcaatagtgtgcttttagttttagtatttGAGTGAATTGATCTATTATTAGACTtttaggtaagaatattatccgTGTTCTCTCATTgtctttttatgatattttaatttttaggtgagttatgagtattaaattattaaatatttgaaaatgttcataattcacttaaaaattaaaatatcgtaaaaacccAACGAGagaaacacagataatgttcttatctAAAAGTtagataataggtcaattcactctaataatgaaactaaaatcacactattgaaactggagaacgaaaatttactgtcgtacgtgtgtaaaacggagacaacacatatgTGGTGAAATGTccccttaataaataataattttaaattaaaaaaaagttgttgtATGTATGCatatgaaatttgaattattttgtaaaaataaaactattggtAAATAGAttagttttgtattaaaataaattgtatcaaatatcaatactgcaatatcaatattaaatgggttattatcaaatttaaatttataaatctattctATAAACTGGAGACTTCAACTACCAATAGGTTCAAAAGGGTAAAATCTAAGAGACAATAGCAAGGTTTTGgggtttaaattgttaatatagtttataaccagggaaaaatttaaaattatatattatcatactttgtcatgtaggtatatattaatgttaagtaAATTTTTCCTGTAGTACCTATTAGACGGTCTAGATCAGTGATTCTCAACTGGTGTGTCGCCGGGTAAGTTCAAAAGCGTTGCGGtaagtactaatattaaataacacaaaatgtaCAAACCTTGTTGAcactatatttacaaaaatgtataggtattaatgtattattcttatttttttttattgtgtgtcacaaagtatgaaaaattttaatagtgtgTCCCCATAATACAAAGGTTGAGAAATACTGGTCTCGACACTGATCATATTCTAGAACAGACTTATAAATCAGGAAAATACATCCAGATGCTGCACAATAGAGTATTGATATAGTTTAAAGTAGATGGTGATTACATACAAGTTTACTGATAACAGATGGGAATCTTTGCATAGTTGATATGATTTCCcacataactaatatttaatgtgtaatGACTGTAATGTAACTCAGAACATATTAAGTGGGTAACTAACAACTAATAAGATCTACAAAAAATAGGACAATGATGGGATATAATCGCCACACTGAACACACCATTGTGATAATTACAGTGGTCTAGGTAGCTAGGTACTCAATGACAaggaacattttaaatctacTAAACAACAgagaaaatttatataaatttattatgaatattattttattttattctattctaattaatttcttttttcttttttttcttctttgcATAGCTTACTcagttattacctatttaattgttattttataacttttttttatagttataaaatatttattaatagtttgtatttacttaaaatatttgtttatttgtactaaaaatatcaaatttaattaatattatatacttaagtttaatttttatttctgtatccttattatagatgtaattatttaaaattgtatattttaaaaggttataattaattgtatatctaACTACTGTGTTCTAGTTGTTATAATGTAAGTCTACTAGGAGTTCATGAAATCAGACCTTAAAGGCCTATTATTGTGCAATACCATGTTATCGTcgcttttatattaattgttaatggaacattcaataatattcaataaaacaactataacaTAGTATAAAACCCATTTAAATCAAACATTGGTTAGTGGCTACCAttctgaaataaattaataaaatacaaaaatacatcaaaatacattttatggatATTCGTATggttacgtatattttatattattataaatatttaacaacaaaCGATgataaaagagaaaaaaactataacaatCTCAACAATAACAACGAttggcaataaaatattattattataaaactaaaactatacatacatatatattgtataaattgtatatatatatgtatgtacatatttttaaaaatatatgttcgtctataattaaaatagtcataataaaaatatctattatattttaatacataaacgtACATCCACAATGttcgtatacaatttacacatacaacaataatttggGTATGTTTATGAGAGGAGGGTATTgtggtaaataattatgaaaaaaagatACGCAAGTGTCACAAAAAttctaacaaaaattaaagatatatgGCAGtagtgaatttattatttattggaaaTATATAAACGCTTATATCAACGTTCACTGTTGCCACCGCTATaactattgataaaaaaaaaataataaaacaaaacaaaacactaccattattgtaaaactattaaacacTACCCACAGACTTTCATACTAAACTAGATAAATAACCCGGAATGTTGTGCATATAAAAAGTTGATGTTCATCTACCATGTCTTTGGTTGTTAAAATtccatagaaatatataaattatatattatacaatatcaatgactatttatatttatattaattttccaaCCAAATAAATGTGTCAGGATGCCTCTTTTGATTACacgagtttttattttatcttatgtaGTTTAAAAGTCTGTGATGTCTACCACTGCTATTAATGCCGCGATACCACCCAGAATATAGAGGAGCAATATGACGACCACTGAATAATGTAATTACCGCAAACAGGCCTCCAGCATTTCAACAaacaatttgttcattttgACAACAGTTGTACTACTGCTACCGGTGCCATTACCTATAGATGATGATCGGTCAGCGGCCGCAGATTGCCTGGTAAAACCTACTCCAGAACCTGCAAGGACTGTATTTTGCGGTTGTAGTGGTTGAGTGGTTGCAGCTAATTGCTGTTGATTTTCCCGGTGAACTCGGGTCCAGTACTGTCGAATTAATTGATCGGCCTGTCGAAGTGCGGGCAAACACATAAGCAGTTGAATGAGCTTAGACGAAGCAGAGTTTGTTGATTCTGAATGATGAGAATGATGATGATGGTGTTGTTGGTTGTCAACTAATGGTGTGCTTCCACAACAATCATCATCGTCCATCACCATGTTATTGGTAgtgctattaaaaattataaagtactaataaatttaagtactaattaataatataatattattagtaaatagaaaaaaaatatattacacattgaTAGTTCTAAATATGTTACTAACCCGACAACAACGACTGTAGCTGCAGAAGCATCTGTAGTGGATATGCCTGTGGTATCCATGCGCTGTTGTGACTGGCGATGATGTTGCTGTTGATGATTGTCAACAACGACAACAATTTCGCTACCGTTGTCAAGCTGATTAGATGCAGTATTGTTGTTGCTGTTAGTTTTGCAGCAACAGCTACAGCAATTGGAAGTCATTCCATTGGCATCTGCAGTGGTAGCTCCACTGTTGCCACAACAATCCATAGTTACAGCTGGCGTAGAACAACAATTAGTACCGCCatcacaacaacaacaatttgATACTGCTGCCACCGCCACAGTCATCTCTAGATGGGTTTGAAGAGCACGGGCAATGGTAGCACGAAACTGCTTGACAGCTGACTGCTGCTGCTGAACTACAACATCGTCGCCTTTAGACACTGTTCTGTTAGTACTGTGGTTTTTTCCAGTGGTTGCTGCAGTTGTCGCAGATGATGATGCCAATGTTAGATCATCTGAATTAGCCAGGACTAATGCCTTGAGCAGATAGTATTGATCTGAAGTCAAGCCTTCTCCACCATTTACTGCCTTAAATTGTCGAACTATATGAGCCGACTAAGCAGCAGACAAACAATAatcagataattattaatgttatattggtatacaaaatacataattcaaaactaaacagtattcatttttatattataaaataagtaattattattttgcaatcTTAAatcaagtaaattaaaaatgtattttgttgcaTTCAAGAAATTAAGTCTATAtggatattttacataaatgaataaattattaaatatgaggTGGTGCTCAGCAGTAAAGAGTACAGGGatattagcattattattttttatatgtttcgGCAcaacaaatgtacaataataaagtgACCACATAAAATGTTCCATAAAAAACgatgttttactttttatattgtcTGAGTTAATACACGAAGAGatatattacagttttattaacaattgttGCTGCAAGTTAAATACGAAGAAACTATGATTATATAGTAGTTTATGCAATAATGACAATTAATTAGTcggcatattataaataagtattaggtTGATAGGGACAATAAAGCTAACATAATCTTATGTTCTGAGGATAAAAGAATAATGCACTATCATGTCGTACTTGCGTCGTACACTTAAATATATGAGTACACTAAAGATATATCTCTCAATGACGGGCATTTTTGtagattttacaaataaattatataatacttataaaatcatacgaattatatgttttataccttcagaaaaaataaatatatcatacatactTGCATTCTTTAAGAAGAAGAAATGTAttagtatgtttttattttctaaaaaaaatatagcaaattacttttatttatagaatattttagtaaatttcatGAGACAACTACAcctagtattttaattaaaattagataagtataattaaattaatataattttatattttattatcagaaaattatttcatggatttttcaagaaaaaaaacattaaggacttgtacatttatattatagtgaaatcTTAGAGCTTGTTCGGTCCATACTCCATACTAACCAAGTTGTAAATGTCCAGCACAGTTGGAGTTGTTATCACCCCCGTACCACTAGTCGTACCATTTGACGATGAAGCGGCGCCGTTAGTTGTAGAACAACACTCTTTAGCTAACTTCTCGTCCAACCAATAGTCTGTAGCATACCGTAACTTAAGACCATTGCCACTACATTCTTCATTGACAACGCCAATACTATTAATGTCACTACCTCCGTCACCACTTTGACCATTAAACTGTTCCAAGGAACGGAATGCCGTGGTTAATGTCAATAATTCCGCCCAAGTTGACTGCAATAAGCGCATCTGGTCATTGAGCGATAGGTCAGTGAACCctacaagtaaaaataaattttatcgatattaaaTCACATAGACGTCGATATCAAAACTACGTACAAACGCACGTTAAATCATCATTCATCACATTTCATAGATTGAGGgactttttgtttaaaataaaggtATACCAAATGCACTTGAAATGACTTACCTTAAGTAACGAACAAAGAAACTCtgaaagtaattatatacctatgatcattctattttttataaattcattataagcacggatagataaaaaaatggagaatttttcaatattaatttatattcaacaataaattttGCATCAAAATGTGACaataatacacttattatatacatacttatataactataatatgaataaattaaattatatacgcaCCGGGTATCTGCTTGGCCCAACCAATGGTGCTTACCAGCTCTCTGTCATATAGTTCAGCGAGCGTGTGCACTACCATAGTGGCCGCCACCGATGGCGACGACGCTGCTGATGCTgacgacgatgatgatgaCGTCGACGATGGCGATGACGTTGAAGATATACCGTCTTCGCCACCCATTGTCACCGCGGTCACTGTTCCTTGTTGTACCCCGAGCGTTGAGGACTGTGTAAAAAACTCCATTGTGAGGGCAGCGTTAGTTGATCCGTCCCCGCTACCTAATAACGTTGGCATTTCCGGTTCACATTGTCTAAGGGCTTCcaacattttttctaaaaaaatcaacgaacaaaagttattatttacttaatttaataataaaaaacatgagatattcaaaacaataactacattacatatataatgttttaatatttaagaagaCGTCAAATTTACATGACGTGTCGTCTcagtcttataaatataagtaaaacataCCAAATTTGCTTTCAGACaaacttaaaagtaagaatataATCTAGGTCCTTAT
This genomic stretch from Rhopalosiphum maidis isolate BTI-1 chromosome 3, ASM367621v3, whole genome shotgun sequence harbors:
- the LOC113556061 gene encoding uncharacterized protein LOC113556061 — protein: MHRANVVGGGGGNGRRSTVVVEESDVTASTTFVGVDGHDDEFAVDDEATTTTLIYVKKESMDDDDDTKHQLIHLQHQQQHDTNEIEDMYRRHRRPRLTAAAAKHQQLQIQHNQQFDSITSSSASTTTTNRQERLMLVSVDSGNGRHRQPSSSVAQFCCSSTTAAAGIQQQQHQHHHNQQQQQQIPPSTTVVMIKEEDVSMSSVVSGDGLHHHHHHHQQHQHHHQQQQHNMNASAAVTIVTNNNNTTNATSSSPPPPRRLCLVCGDVASGFHYGVASCEACKAFFKRTIQGNIEYTCPASGDCEINKRRRKACQACRMQKCLRTGMLKEGVRLDRVRGGRQKYRRQPSTPIPTAAISVVQSAPQTVHQQQQSTAATTVNNSIHHHHHHHTHNNAASSIHHHHHQQQSFNNAFGNNKIITSGNYHHHHSYHHQQSNSVPGQMCSNGTNGTTAAVSVHSNQHHHQRLHNSNGRGTGGWNNNNDDGVCIKQEYEQQCCCNDAVTAVDTIKECEKMLEALRQCEPEMPTLLGSGDGSTNAALTMEFFTQSSTLGVQQGTVTAVTMGGEDGISSTSSPSSTSSSSSSASAASSPSVAATMVVHTLAELYDRELVSTIGWAKQIPGFTDLSLNDQMRLLQSTWAELLTLTTAFRSLEQFNGQSGDGGSDINSIGVVNEECSGNGLKLRYATDYWLDEKLAKECCSTTNGAASSSNGTTSGTGVITTPTVLDIYNLSAHIVRQFKAVNGGEGLTSDQYYLLKALVLANSDDLTLASSSATTAATTGKNHSTNRTVSKGDDVVVQQQQSAVKQFRATIARALQTHLEMTVAVAAVSNCCCCDGGTNCCSTPAVTMDCCGNSGATTADANGMTSNCCSCCCKTNSNNNTASNQLDNGSEIVVVVDNHQQQHHRQSQQRMDTTGISTTDASAATVVVVGTTNNMVMDDDDCCGSTPLVDNQQHHHHHSHHSESTNSASSKLIQLLMCLPALRQADQLIRQYWTRVHRENQQQLAATTQPLQPQNTVLAGSGVGFTRQSAAADRSSSIGNGTGSSSTTVVKMNKLFVEMLEACLR